From Pseudonocardia autotrophica, one genomic window encodes:
- a CDS encoding ABC transporter ATP-binding protein, with translation MTLTVRGIVAGYGGDPVLHGVDLDVRAGELVSVLGASGSGKTTLLRVAAGLHRPDAGRVLVGGVDVTGVAPERRRVGLVPQEGALFAHLDVRGNVGFGLAPTGLARLRPDRAARAVARDRVAELLDLVGLAGKADRMPHQLSGGERRRVALARALAPRPEVVLLDEPFSALDAGLREQVRGDAVAALRIAGSTAVLITHDRREALSVSDRVAVLHDGLLEQTAEPRELYATPATARVAGFVGDAALLPGTATGDRVRTALGSAPLRPGSAPAGEVLAVLRPEQLRLTPQTGPGDVGALAAVEQVEFLGEALLVTARPEGGPAVRVRAAAGEGWRTGDVCRVHTDGPVHVVPVR, from the coding sequence ATGACGCTGACGGTGCGCGGGATCGTCGCGGGGTACGGGGGAGATCCCGTGCTGCACGGCGTCGACCTGGACGTCCGGGCGGGCGAGCTGGTGTCGGTGCTGGGGGCCAGCGGCAGCGGTAAGACGACGCTGCTGCGGGTGGCAGCCGGGCTGCACCGGCCGGACGCCGGACGGGTGCTGGTCGGCGGGGTGGACGTCACCGGCGTCGCACCGGAGCGCCGCCGGGTCGGGTTGGTGCCGCAGGAGGGCGCGCTGTTCGCGCACCTCGACGTGCGGGGCAACGTCGGGTTCGGCCTGGCGCCGACGGGGCTGGCCCGGTTGCGTCCGGACCGGGCGGCCCGCGCCGTGGCCCGGGACCGGGTCGCCGAGCTCCTGGACCTGGTGGGCCTCGCGGGCAAGGCGGACCGGATGCCACACCAGCTCTCCGGCGGCGAGCGCCGCCGGGTCGCGCTGGCCCGCGCGCTGGCACCGCGACCGGAGGTGGTGCTGCTGGACGAGCCGTTCTCGGCACTGGACGCCGGCCTGCGCGAGCAGGTGCGCGGGGACGCCGTCGCCGCGCTGCGGATCGCCGGCTCCACCGCGGTGCTGATCACGCACGACCGGCGGGAGGCGCTGTCGGTGAGCGACCGGGTTGCCGTCCTGCACGACGGGTTGCTCGAACAGACCGCCGAACCGCGCGAGCTCTACGCGACCCCGGCGACCGCCCGGGTCGCGGGCTTCGTCGGCGACGCCGCGCTGCTGCCCGGGACGGCCACCGGCGACCGGGTGCGGACGGCGCTGGGATCGGCGCCGCTGCGGCCCGGCAGTGCGCCGGCGGGTGAGGTGCTGGCGGTGCTGCGACCGGAGCAGCTGCGGCTCACCCCGCAGACCGGGCCCGGCGACGTCGGCGCGCTCGCGGCGGTGGAGCAGGTCGAGTTCCTCGGCGAGGCTCTGCTGGTGACCGCCCGTCCGGAGGGCGGTCCGGCGGTCCGGGTGCGGGCCGCGGCGGGGGAGGGCTGGCGCACCGGCGACGTCTGCCGGGTGCACACCGACGGCCCGGTGCACGTCGTGCCGGTGCGCTGA
- a CDS encoding isocitrate lyase/PEP mutase family protein produces the protein MGDLLSKPGDRRARLRALLDSGEPLLAPGAYDALSARLVEQAGFGAVYMTGFGSTAGLLGRPDVGLLGGAEMAAHAARLADAVDLPLIADADTGYGNPVNVIRTVRDYERAGVAALHMEDQVMPKRCGHMSGKQVVPAGEMAAKIRAAVDARSDPDLLIIARTDAAAVDGLDAAVDRAKRFADAGADLLFVEAPTSEAHIEQVASALQGHKLVFNWAEGGRTPPLSLERLAELGFALVLFPIGTLLAATAAMGEFLRVLRADGTPAAMLDRLGGVDPFAELVGLGEIRELEERYRDQGTA, from the coding sequence GTGGGTGACCTGCTCAGCAAGCCCGGCGACCGGCGTGCCCGGCTGCGTGCCCTGCTCGATTCCGGCGAGCCGCTGCTCGCCCCCGGCGCCTACGACGCGCTGTCCGCCCGGCTCGTCGAACAGGCCGGGTTCGGCGCGGTGTACATGACCGGCTTCGGCTCGACGGCGGGCCTGCTCGGGCGCCCCGACGTCGGGCTGCTCGGTGGCGCCGAGATGGCCGCGCACGCCGCCCGGCTGGCCGACGCCGTCGACCTGCCGCTGATCGCTGACGCGGACACCGGCTACGGGAACCCGGTCAACGTGATCCGCACCGTGCGCGACTACGAGCGGGCCGGGGTCGCTGCGCTGCACATGGAGGACCAGGTCATGCCCAAGCGGTGCGGGCACATGTCGGGCAAGCAGGTCGTCCCGGCCGGCGAGATGGCGGCGAAGATCAGGGCGGCGGTCGACGCCCGGAGCGACCCGGACCTGCTGATCATCGCCCGTACCGACGCCGCCGCGGTGGACGGCCTGGACGCCGCCGTCGACCGGGCCAAGCGCTTCGCCGACGCCGGCGCCGATCTGCTCTTCGTCGAGGCGCCCACCTCGGAGGCGCACATCGAGCAGGTCGCGTCCGCGCTGCAGGGACACAAGCTGGTGTTCAACTGGGCCGAGGGCGGGCGCACCCCGCCGCTGTCGCTGGAGCGGCTCGCCGAGCTCGGGTTCGCGCTGGTGCTGTTCCCGATCGGCACCCTGCTGGCCGCGACCGCGGCGATGGGGGAGTTCCTGCGGGTGCTGCGTGCCGATGGCACGCCGGCCGCGATGCTCGACCGGCTCGGCGGCGTGGACCCCTTCGCCGAGCTCGTCGGTCTCGGCGAGATCCGGGAGCTGGAGGAGCGCTACCGGGACCAGGGGACGGCCTGA
- a CDS encoding ABC transporter permease yields the protein MLHRTDRAERTGTAGRRAPHQGPPERSVPAGPPVRSRPPRLLVAAALVVAALAALPLVWLLVRVAGADPDRVLALLVRSRTVTLAVNSALLVTFVSAGCLVLGLLTATLLARVRLPRPGLWWVLAALPLAVPSYLLAFAVLAVRPESRGLVPLVAVLVLACTPYVTLPAAAALRAADTGPEDAARTLGRGPVAAFCRVTLPQALPAAFAGTLLAALYTLSDFGAPALLRYESFTWAVQAAYEGTIDRTGAAVTALVLAALTLLLVVAERTARRRWTRAGATTAVHRIPPARLGRGGTAFAVTGLGAVAAVTLLGPPVVLVGRIVAAGGVSVDWARLASAAWSTLLLAGSAAVLAVVMALPVGMLAARYRGRLVAAVESTAYLGQGLPGVVVGLSLVFFSLAVVPGLYQTAAVLVFGYAVLYLPKAVGATRASVERVPVEAEEVARTLGRSGPATWWAVTARQAWPGVAAGGLLVMVTAMKELPATLMLRPTGVDTLATQLWAQTSLGAYGAAAPAALALLLLACVPAALLVRAGTERPGDSSRRPGAADRRRSDDRVPMTGDR from the coding sequence GTGCTCCACCGCACCGATCGCGCCGAGCGCACCGGCACCGCCGGGCGCCGTGCGCCGCACCAGGGCCCGCCGGAACGCTCCGTTCCGGCGGGCCCGCCCGTGCGTTCCCGTCCGCCCCGGCTGCTGGTGGCCGCGGCCCTCGTCGTCGCGGCACTGGCGGCCCTGCCGCTGGTCTGGCTGCTGGTCCGGGTCGCCGGGGCCGATCCGGACCGGGTGCTCGCCCTGCTCGTCCGGTCCCGGACCGTCACCCTGGCGGTGAACTCGGCGCTGCTGGTGACGTTCGTGTCCGCCGGCTGCCTGGTCCTGGGACTGCTGACCGCGACCTTGCTGGCCCGGGTCCGGCTGCCCCGCCCCGGACTCTGGTGGGTGCTGGCGGCGCTGCCGCTGGCGGTGCCGTCGTACCTGCTCGCGTTCGCGGTGCTCGCCGTCCGCCCGGAGTCGCGCGGGCTGGTGCCGCTGGTGGCGGTGCTGGTGCTCGCCTGCACGCCGTACGTGACGCTGCCCGCGGCGGCCGCGCTGCGCGCCGCCGACACCGGTCCGGAGGACGCGGCACGCACGCTGGGCCGTGGCCCGGTGGCCGCGTTCTGCCGGGTGACGCTGCCGCAGGCACTGCCCGCCGCGTTCGCCGGGACGCTGCTCGCGGCGCTGTACACGCTGTCCGACTTCGGTGCGCCCGCGCTGCTGCGCTACGAGTCCTTCACCTGGGCGGTGCAGGCCGCCTACGAGGGCACGATCGATCGCACCGGTGCCGCGGTGACCGCGCTGGTGCTGGCCGCACTGACCCTGCTGCTGGTGGTGGCCGAGCGGACCGCCCGGCGCCGCTGGACCCGGGCCGGGGCGACCACCGCGGTGCACCGGATCCCGCCGGCCCGGCTCGGCCGGGGCGGCACCGCATTCGCCGTGACCGGGCTCGGGGCGGTCGCCGCGGTGACGCTGCTCGGGCCGCCGGTGGTGCTGGTGGGCCGGATCGTCGCCGCGGGCGGGGTGTCGGTCGACTGGGCCCGGCTGGCGTCGGCGGCCTGGTCGACGTTGCTGCTCGCCGGGTCGGCGGCGGTGCTCGCGGTGGTGATGGCGCTGCCGGTCGGGATGCTGGCCGCCCGCTACCGGGGACGCCTGGTGGCCGCCGTCGAGTCGACCGCCTATCTCGGGCAGGGCCTGCCCGGCGTCGTCGTCGGGCTCTCGCTGGTGTTCTTCTCACTCGCCGTGGTGCCCGGGCTCTACCAGACGGCCGCGGTGCTGGTGTTCGGCTACGCGGTGCTCTACCTGCCGAAGGCGGTCGGGGCGACCCGGGCGTCGGTGGAGCGGGTCCCGGTGGAGGCCGAGGAGGTCGCCCGGACGCTCGGCCGGTCCGGACCGGCGACCTGGTGGGCGGTGACCGCGCGGCAGGCCTGGCCGGGGGTCGCCGCCGGCGGTCTGCTGGTGATGGTGACCGCGATGAAGGAGCTCCCGGCGACGCTGATGCTGCGTCCGACCGGGGTGGACACGCTGGCCACCCAGCTGTGGGCGCAGACCTCGCTGGGTGCCTACGGCGCGGCCGCCCCGGCGGCGCTGGCATTGTTGCTGCTGGCCTGCGTGCCCGCGGCCCTGCTGGTCCGGGCCGGGACCGAGCGGCCGGGCGACTCCTCCCGGCGGCCGGGGGCGGCGGACCGGCGGCGCTCCGACGACCGAGTACCTATGACGGGGGACCGATGA
- a CDS encoding response regulator transcription factor has product MVRVLLVDDHRSFTDLLTLGLSAEHDLVVAGVAHSVADARPLLAAGCAVDVVLLDVRLPGGGLSLLPAVHDAGARALVLTAHPRPAPAREALAAGAAGFLGKDTPLTGIVAAVRAVAAGGTAHGVPAVPTPHLTPREADVLSGLAHGRDATRIAAGLGLSLHTVRDHVRAVLGKLGARSQLEAVVEAERVGLVAFDPEGEPAAPARPHAQP; this is encoded by the coding sequence GTGGTGCGGGTACTCCTGGTGGACGATCACCGGTCGTTCACCGATCTTCTGACGCTGGGTCTGTCCGCCGAGCACGATCTTGTCGTGGCCGGTGTGGCGCACTCGGTCGCCGACGCCCGGCCGCTGCTCGCGGCGGGGTGCGCGGTCGACGTCGTGCTGCTCGACGTCCGGCTGCCCGGCGGCGGCCTCTCGCTGCTGCCCGCGGTGCACGACGCCGGGGCCCGCGCGCTGGTCCTGACCGCGCACCCGCGCCCGGCACCCGCCCGGGAGGCGCTGGCGGCGGGCGCCGCCGGGTTCCTCGGGAAGGACACCCCGCTCACCGGGATCGTGGCCGCGGTCCGCGCGGTCGCCGCCGGCGGCACCGCACACGGCGTCCCCGCCGTTCCCACGCCGCATCTCACCCCGCGCGAGGCGGACGTGCTGTCCGGGCTCGCGCACGGCAGGGACGCCACCCGGATCGCCGCCGGCCTGGGCCTGTCGCTGCACACCGTGCGCGACCACGTGCGTGCGGTGCTCGGCAAACTCGGTGCCCGCTCCCAGCTGGAGGCCGTGGTGGAGGCCGAACGCGTCGGACTGGTGGCGTTCGATCCCGAGGGTGAACCGGCGGCTCCGGCACGGCCGCACGCGCAGCCGTGA
- a CDS encoding GntR family transcriptional regulator, protein MSEATPRRASERAQTALREQILSGDLPGGTRLGEVELAERLGLSRTPVREALSRLAAEGLVELHAHRGARVTEFTETDLEDIFDVRRALEPRATERAAGRASTADLDELDALAQEMLAIGSPGPGQDLDRLVELNQRFHARLLEIAAAPTLTAALAGVVHAPVVLRTFHSYDAASLARSLAHHVEIVAALRAGDGGWAAAVMVSHLANARAVMTAARGVLPTAPSGVNRNDGCS, encoded by the coding sequence ATGTCCGAGGCCACGCCCCGCCGGGCCTCCGAGCGGGCCCAGACGGCGCTGCGCGAGCAGATCCTCTCCGGCGACCTGCCCGGTGGCACCCGTCTCGGCGAGGTCGAGCTCGCCGAGCGGCTCGGGCTGTCCCGCACCCCGGTCCGCGAGGCGTTGTCCCGGCTGGCCGCCGAGGGTCTCGTCGAGCTGCACGCGCACCGCGGCGCCCGGGTCACCGAGTTCACCGAGACCGACCTGGAGGACATCTTCGACGTCCGCCGGGCGCTGGAGCCGCGCGCGACCGAGCGGGCCGCGGGCCGTGCGAGTACAGCCGACCTCGACGAGCTCGACGCCCTCGCGCAGGAGATGCTCGCGATCGGTTCCCCCGGCCCCGGCCAGGACCTCGACCGGCTGGTCGAGCTGAACCAGCGGTTCCACGCCCGGCTGCTCGAGATCGCCGCCGCCCCGACGCTCACCGCCGCGCTGGCCGGCGTCGTCCACGCGCCGGTCGTGCTGCGGACCTTCCACAGCTACGACGCGGCGTCGCTGGCCCGCAGCCTCGCGCACCACGTCGAGATCGTCGCCGCGCTGCGGGCCGGCGACGGCGGCTGGGCGGCCGCGGTGATGGTGTCCCATCTCGCCAACGCCCGCGCCGTGATGACAGCGGCTCGGGGGGTTCTCCCCACTGCCCCGAGTGGTGTGAACCGGAACGATGGCTGTTCGTGA
- a CDS encoding sensor histidine kinase: MTIVRRTLLRHALATLAAVLLVCALVVTGVWWLAHDEAERRAEQVSHRVAAAVVVPLADRDLAAAGPEARRQLLEDVAPFRHVGMVSRVKIWLVEGPSARVVFSDEPKVEGLTRRFDPDLAARLDGGAAVVLGVPADDEHRYEQGPSQREVFLGFTDAAGRPARLEVYVPVDVTGATIRALGLLVPPVIAGLLAVALAVLPLSVALARRRDRERAERRDAALYGLAAGELARRDLARRLHDDVLPGLASAGMMLDLAPARPELLSRARESVGDGMTRIRSVLDELLPDEIDAAGLPAALRALAATGEPVAVVEIGATGGLGDRPAVLLHRMAGELLRNARAHASAGRITVQLAVAGDLARLTVSDDGTGFRPDARPAPGHVGLPLVRRAAEDAGGRVSVRSSPGAGTEVVVEVPAA, from the coding sequence GTGACGATCGTCCGCCGGACCCTGCTCCGGCACGCTCTCGCCACCCTGGCCGCGGTGCTGCTGGTGTGCGCGCTGGTCGTGACCGGGGTGTGGTGGCTCGCGCACGACGAGGCGGAACGCCGTGCCGAGCAGGTCTCGCACCGGGTCGCGGCGGCCGTCGTCGTCCCGCTGGCGGACCGCGATCTGGCCGCCGCCGGGCCCGAGGCACGCAGGCAGCTGCTGGAGGACGTCGCCCCGTTCCGCCACGTCGGGATGGTCAGCCGGGTCAAGATCTGGCTGGTCGAGGGGCCATCGGCGCGGGTGGTGTTCTCCGACGAACCGAAGGTCGAGGGACTGACCCGGCGGTTCGACCCGGATCTCGCCGCCCGGCTGGACGGCGGCGCGGCCGTCGTCCTCGGCGTGCCGGCCGACGACGAGCACCGCTACGAGCAGGGCCCGAGCCAACGCGAGGTGTTCCTCGGCTTCACCGACGCCGCGGGCCGCCCGGCGCGGCTCGAGGTCTACGTCCCGGTCGACGTCACCGGGGCCACGATCCGCGCGCTCGGACTGCTCGTGCCGCCGGTGATCGCCGGGCTGCTGGCGGTGGCGCTGGCGGTGCTGCCGCTGTCGGTGGCGCTGGCCCGGCGCCGGGACCGGGAGCGCGCCGAGCGCCGGGACGCGGCACTCTACGGGCTGGCGGCGGGCGAGCTGGCCCGCCGCGACCTGGCCCGCCGGCTGCACGACGACGTCCTGCCCGGCCTCGCCTCGGCCGGGATGATGCTCGACCTGGCACCGGCCCGGCCGGAGCTGCTCTCCCGGGCCCGGGAGAGCGTCGGCGACGGGATGACCCGGATCCGCTCGGTGCTCGACGAGCTGCTGCCCGACGAGATCGACGCCGCCGGGCTACCCGCCGCGCTGCGGGCACTCGCGGCGACCGGCGAGCCGGTCGCCGTGGTCGAGATCGGGGCGACCGGCGGACTGGGTGACCGACCGGCCGTGCTCCTGCACCGGATGGCGGGCGAGCTGCTGCGCAACGCGCGGGCGCACGCGTCGGCGGGCCGGATCACGGTGCAGCTCGCCGTCGCGGGTGACCTGGCCCGGCTCACCGTGTCCGACGACGGGACCGGCTTCCGGCCCGACGCCCGTCCGGCGCCGGGGCACGTCGGGCTCCCGCTGGTCCGCCGGGCTGCCGAGGACGCGGGCGGCCGGGTCTCCGTGCGCAGCTCCCCCGGCGCCGGCACCGAGGTCGTGGTGGAGGTGCCCGCGGCCTGA
- a CDS encoding iron ABC transporter substrate-binding protein, producing the protein MTRSTRRGVLAGAFLTVSLLVAACGGGTPAEPAPAEDGQRSLTLYSGRDEDLIGPLIQQFQEQSGITVDTRYGSTTEMAAQLGEEGANTPAQVFLSQESGALGALADGGAFAPLPGDVTGAVPAEYTSTDGSWVGLTGRARVLAYNTRVPEAEVPADVKELTGPEWNGRVGIAPTNASFQAFVTAMRLVDGDDATRQWLTDIRDNDPQIFPRNTAILEAVDNGAVDVGLINHYYVAAAETTPANTALKFGAPGTASALVNVTGAAILAGAAESAEAQELVAFLVSQPAQEYFATETGEYPLIEGVAGPADMPALAEMGAPDVDLADLKDLDATTQLLTEVGLL; encoded by the coding sequence GTGACCCGATCGACGAGACGCGGCGTGCTTGCCGGCGCGTTCCTCACCGTCTCTCTGCTGGTCGCCGCCTGTGGCGGCGGCACACCGGCCGAGCCGGCACCGGCGGAGGACGGCCAGCGCAGCCTGACGCTCTACTCCGGGCGCGACGAGGACCTCATCGGGCCGCTGATCCAGCAGTTCCAGGAGCAGTCCGGCATCACCGTCGACACCCGGTACGGCTCGACCACCGAGATGGCCGCGCAGCTCGGCGAGGAGGGCGCCAACACGCCGGCGCAGGTCTTCCTCTCCCAGGAGTCCGGTGCGCTCGGTGCGCTCGCGGACGGTGGCGCCTTCGCCCCGCTGCCCGGTGACGTGACCGGTGCCGTCCCGGCCGAGTACACCTCGACCGACGGCTCCTGGGTCGGGCTGACCGGCCGGGCGCGGGTGCTCGCGTACAACACCCGGGTGCCCGAGGCCGAGGTCCCGGCCGACGTCAAGGAGCTCACCGGCCCGGAGTGGAACGGCCGGGTCGGGATCGCCCCGACCAACGCGTCGTTCCAGGCGTTCGTCACCGCCATGCGGCTGGTCGACGGCGACGACGCCACCCGCCAGTGGCTGACCGACATCCGGGACAACGACCCGCAGATCTTCCCGCGGAACACCGCCATCCTGGAGGCCGTGGACAACGGTGCGGTGGACGTCGGCCTGATCAACCACTACTACGTGGCCGCGGCCGAGACCACGCCGGCGAACACGGCGCTGAAGTTCGGTGCGCCGGGTACCGCGAGCGCACTGGTGAACGTGACCGGCGCCGCGATCCTCGCCGGTGCGGCGGAGTCGGCCGAGGCGCAGGAGCTCGTGGCGTTCCTGGTCTCGCAGCCGGCGCAGGAGTACTTCGCGACCGAGACCGGCGAGTACCCGCTGATCGAGGGCGTCGCCGGGCCGGCCGACATGCCCGCGCTCGCCGAGATGGGCGCCCCGGACGTCGACCTGGCCGACCTCAAGGACCTGGACGCGACGACCCAGCTGCTGACCGAGGTCGGTCTGCTCTGA
- a CDS encoding acyl-CoA desaturase — MTETRPAAPRDLSDRLRHPVPHLFVYAFAIVPAIALVAAVPLAWGWGLTWLDAGLALGMYVVSMLGVTVGFHRYFTHGSFKANRPLRIALAIAGSLAVQGPVRHWVADHRRHHAYADVEGDPHSPWRYGTSPAALVRGFWHAHMGWIFDRSLTDQRRFTPDLLDDPDIDRVHRAFSALTVVSLLGPALIGGLVTWSWWGALTAFFWAGLVRVAVSHHVAWSTNSICHLVGERPWRARDRSTNVWILAIPSMGESWHNLHHADPTSARHGVGRWEIDISAGTIRLFELLGWAHDVRWPTAKRLAKLAARPEQAPAT; from the coding sequence GTGACCGAAACTCGGCCAGCGGCTCCCCGTGATCTCTCCGACCGGCTCCGCCACCCCGTACCGCACCTGTTCGTCTACGCGTTCGCGATCGTCCCCGCCATCGCGCTCGTCGCCGCCGTACCGCTGGCCTGGGGCTGGGGCCTCACCTGGCTCGACGCCGGTCTCGCGCTCGGGATGTACGTGGTGTCGATGCTCGGTGTGACGGTCGGATTCCACCGCTACTTCACCCACGGATCGTTCAAGGCGAACCGGCCGTTGCGGATCGCGCTGGCGATCGCGGGCAGCCTGGCCGTGCAGGGCCCCGTCCGGCACTGGGTCGCCGACCACCGCAGGCACCACGCCTACGCCGACGTCGAAGGCGACCCGCACTCCCCGTGGCGCTACGGCACCTCCCCCGCGGCGCTCGTGCGCGGGTTCTGGCACGCCCACATGGGCTGGATCTTCGACCGCTCGCTCACCGACCAGCGCCGATTCACCCCCGATCTGCTCGACGACCCCGACATCGACCGGGTACACCGCGCCTTCTCCGCCCTCACCGTCGTATCGCTGCTCGGTCCCGCACTGATCGGCGGGCTGGTGACCTGGAGTTGGTGGGGTGCGCTCACCGCGTTCTTCTGGGCCGGGTTGGTTCGCGTTGCGGTGTCGCACCACGTGGCGTGGTCGACGAACTCGATCTGCCACCTGGTCGGCGAGCGTCCGTGGCGGGCCCGGGACCGGTCCACCAACGTCTGGATCCTCGCGATCCCCAGCATGGGCGAGTCCTGGCACAATCTGCACCACGCCGACCCGACCTCGGCCCGGCACGGTGTCGGCCGGTGGGAGATCGACATCTCGGCGGGCACCATCCGGCTGTTCGAACTGCTCGGCTGGGCCCACGACGTGCGCTGGCCGACCGCGAAGCGGCTCGCGAAGCTCGCCGCCCGCCCGGAGCAGGCCCCGGCGACGTGA